The proteins below come from a single Drosophila busckii strain San Diego stock center, stock number 13000-0081.31 chromosome X, ASM1175060v1, whole genome shotgun sequence genomic window:
- the LOC108606183 gene encoding glycine-rich protein DOT1 encodes MKVFICLIATLALVHAGQRSGGGGGGYLPGGGRGGGGGHGGGHGGFRNGAGLTSHVSQSHGQTKVHIGGAGGGAGGGGGGGWQGAGRGGGWQGAGAGASAGAYGGGRGGGAGGWKSGGGGGGGAGGWQGAGAGGAGAGGWKSGGGGGGTGGWQGAGAGGNAWGPPAEFDYSVNHGSAGAGAGAGSRGGAGWWND; translated from the exons atgAAG GTCTTCATCTGCTTGATTGCCACTTTGGCACTGGTGCACGCTGGAcaacgcagcggcggcggtggtggcggtTACTTGCCTGGCGGTGGACGCGGAGGCGGTGGCGGCCATGGTGGCGGACATGGTGGCTTTAGAAACGGCGCTGGACTTACCTCGCATGTGTCGCAGTCGCATGGCCAAACCAAGGTGCACATTGGTGGTGCCGGTGGTGGAgctggcggtggtggtggcggcggctggCAAGGAGCTGGACGCGGTGGCGGCTGGCAAGGAGCAGGCGCTGGAGCATCAGCTGGCGCTTATGGTGGTGGACGCGGCGGCGGTGCTGGTGGCTGGAAgtctggcggcggcggcggtggcggtgcTGGTGGCTGGCAAGGCGCTGGTGCTGGCGGAGCAGGCGCTGGTGGCTGGAAatccggcggcggcggtggcggtaCTGGCGGCTGGcaaggagctggagctggcggcAATGCCTGGGGCCCACCCGCTGAATTCGACTACAGTGTGAACCATGGcagtgctggtgctggcgctggagcCGGATCTCGTGGTGGTGCCGGCTGGTGGAACGACTAA
- the LOC108606429 gene encoding 3'-5' RNA helicase YTHDC2, with the protein MPKRKAKKTTELSGNKPERISAHEVRALHQVVHNFIQSGALQLELTKLTNLQRREVHIYARKMGVKTRSRNNEGERVLTMTRSLFTLPNLDTQRVKFTVCPGIAQLLDRVTQEMWQQPLQSAFRRLPPNRCSPSQGMSSGLIGIRRIPPPPGRICERLAKERNELPIVHQRHRLLQLLKYSQVVIVNGATGSGKSTQLPQFLLEQATARKHAVRMVISQPRRIAAISVAARIAEERGEKLGDTVGYLIRMERKCTNRTVLTLTTSGCLLRSLAMNGAEFFSNTTHLIIDEVHDRDLDTDFLLLALKLELQRNRTLKVILMSATMDVDALSEYFNAAPVLNVEGRSFDVRTFALEQILKISGYMTPQMQAVLDNNGEDNGEVTEEQLLHAYVSTHSTAESDIDYALIVSLLELLLMSGKSGAVIVYLPGYQDMTNLQEELQIALPEAAIKILLLHSQIDVAQQRQVFNEFGDIQLKIVLSTNIGQTSITIPDLLYVIDTGRCKMKTHDAATNASQLACVWISQADAEQRAGRAGRRSNGICYRLFSSAQFNSFSRFILPEMMRRTLDEICLLAKIAAPEQPIEKFLSQALDAPQPEAVHQALKKLMVLNVIEPTTEKVTQLGHILAELPLDVQLGKCLVYGLYYRCLGSLAIITAFYSVRDPFVLPTMCSRSARNEQRRAREAYGMESYSDSLGILQLYDEYTYETERGSWYADEYCSAHHVCRRSMDMFVAAVHSLRLAMRRIFEVRDWSSISYNDKNANMVRLCMTAGLYPQLVYVDRRSSRKRVFIAAGDPAVQLARNSCLGYCFTRGRACDTSDFLLYIEKTRSNGNISHIEHLTLVSTLMVVLQCGKTAGVDLLPESEDSDATASEEEDVPCDKMVRETKFQLALDSWLRITLTQSLGLQLMQLRQHINLEFNEMINQRNVVGIRNTTADYVRLLLDLDSDASGLTATDITFRP; encoded by the exons ATGCCAAAACGCAAGGCCAAAAAAACAACTGAGTTGAGTGGCAACAAGCCCGAGCGGATTAGCGCCCACGAAGTGAGGGCGCTTCATCAGGTAGTGCACAATTTTATACAAAGCGGAGCTCTACAGTTGGAGCTCACTAAGCTAACCAATCTGCAGCGACGCGAGGTGCACATCTATGCTCGCAAAATGGGAGTGAAGACGCGCAGTCGCAACAACGAGGGTGAACGTGTGCTCACCATGACGCGCAGCCTATTCACGCTGCCCAACTTGGATACGCAACGCGTAAAGTTCACCGTTTGCCCAGGCATAGCCCAGCTGCTGGACAGAGTCACGCAGGAGATGTGGCAGCAGCCCTTGCAGAGTGCGTTCCGTCGTCTGCCACCGAATCGCTGCTCACCCTCGCAAGGCATGAGCAGCGGCCTGATTGGCATACGTCGCATACCGCCGCCGCCAGGACGCATCTGCGAGCGTCTGGCCAAGGAGCGCAACGAATTGCCGATTGTGCATCAGCGCCACagactgctgcagctgctcaagtACTCGCAGGTGGTCATTGTGAATGGCGCCACGGGCTCCGGCAAGTCGACGCAGTTGCCACAGTTTCTGCTGGAGCAGGCCACAGCACGCAAACATGCGGTGCGCATGGTGATTAGCCAGCCACGTCGCATAGCCGCCATCAGTGTGGCCGCTCGCATTGCCGAGGAGCGTGGCGAGAAATTGGGCGACACTGTTGGCTATCTCATACGCATGGAGA GAAAGTGCACCAATCGCACAGTTCTGACGCTAACCACCAGCGGCTGCCTGCTGCGCTCGCTGGCCATGAATGGCGCAGAGTTCTTTAGCAATACGACACATTTGATTATTGACGAGGTGCATGATCGTGACTTGGATACggactttttgctgctggcgcttaaGCTGGAGCTGCAACGCAATCGCACACTCAAGGTCATACTCATGTCGGCCACCATGGACGTGGATGCGCTCTCCGAGTATTTCAATGCTGCGCCCGTTTTAAATGTCGAGGGTCGCAGCTTTGATGTGCGCACCTTTGCGCTCGAGCAAATACTCAAGATCTCCGGCTATATGACGCCACAGATGCAGGCAGTGCTGGATAACAATGGGGAGGACAACGGAGAGGTCACcgaggagcagctgctgcatgcctATGTGagcacacacagcacagcCGAGTCGGACATTGATTATGCCTTGATAGTATCgctgctcgagctgctgctgatgtcgGGCAAGAGTGGGGCGGTTATTGTCTATCTGCCTGGCTATCAGGATATGACAAATCTGCAGGAGGAGCTGCAGATCGCGCTGCCCGAGGCGGCCATCAAAATTCTACTGCTGCATAGCCAAATCGATGTGGCGCAGCAGCGTCAGGTGTTCAATGAATTTGGCGATATACAGCTGAAGATTGTGCTCAGCACGAACATTGGACAGACATCGATAACCATACCGGACCTGCTGTATGTCATCGACACTGGGCGCTGCAAGATGAAGACACACGATGCCGCCACCAATGCCTCGCAGTTGGCCTGTGTTTGGATCTCCCAGGCGGATGCAGAGCAGCGCGCCGGACGCGCCGGTCGCCGTTCCAATGGCATTTGCTATCGCCTGTTTAGCAGCGCTCAGTTCAATAGCTTCAGTCGCTTTATATTGCCGGAGATGATGCGTCGCACGCTGGACGAGATTTGTCTGCTGGCCAAGATAGCGGCGCCCGAGCAGCCCATCGAGAAGTTTCTGTCCCAGGCATTGGATGCGCCACAGCCCGAGGCGGTGCATCAGGCGTTGAAGAAGCTAATGGTGCTCAATGTGATTGAGCCCACAACGGAGAAGGTCACCCAGCTGGGACACATACTGGCCGAACTGCCGCTGGACGTGCAGCTGGGCAAATGCCTGGTCTATGGCCTCTACTATCGCTGCCTCGGCAGCTTGGCCATCATAACGGCATTCTACTCGGTGCGCGATCCCTTCGTGCTGCCCACAATGTGCTCGCGCAGCGCACGCAACGAGCAGCGCCGAGCTCGCGAAGCCTACGGCATGGAGAGCTACAGCGACTCGCTGGGCATACTGCAGCTCTACGACGAGTATACGTACGAGACGGAGCGCGGATCCTGGTACGCGGATGAGTATTGTAGCGCGCATCACGTTTGCCGCCGTTCCATGGACATGTTTGTGGCTGCGGTGCATTCGCTGCGCTTGGCCATGCGCCGCATCTTTGAGGTGCGCGACTGGAGCAGCATCTCGTACAATGACAAGAACGCGAACATGGTGCGTCTATGCATGACCGCCGGACTCTATCCGCAGCTGGTGTACGTCGATCGTCGCAGCAGTCGCAAGCGCGTCTTTATCGCCGCCGGCGATCCCGCCGTGCAACTGGCGCGCAACTCCTGCCTCGGCTACTGCTTCACACGCGGCCGTGCCTGCGACACCAGCGACTTTCTGCTCTACATAGAGAAGACGCGCTCCAATGGCAACATCTCGCACATTGAGCACTTGACGCTGGTCAGCACGCTCATGGTGGTGCTGCAGTGTGGCAAGACCGCCGGCGTAGACTTACTGCCAGAGAGCGAGGACTCCGATGCAACGGCCTCCGAGGAGGAGGACGTGCCGTGCGATAAGATGGTGCGGGaaacaaaatttcaactaGCTCTGGACAGCTGGCTACGCATCACATTGACCCAATCGCTTGGGCTGCAGCTGATGCAGTTGCGCCAGCATATTAATCTCGAATTCAATGAGATGATCAATCAACGCAACGTCGTCGGCATACGCAACACAACGGCGGACTATGTGCGTCTATTGCTGGATCTCGACTCGGATGCCTCCGGTCTGACCGCCACAGACATCACATTCCGTCCCTAA
- the LOC108606432 gene encoding mitogen-activated protein kinase kinase kinase 7, whose amino-acid sequence MKLYALSTDEFDSLHLVMEFMPGGCLHSLLENKDIPIPFEQAFGYIQQSAAAISYIHSQGKLHRDIKPLNMLLSADQRVLKLGDFGSVRDLQNSMTSQKGTVLYMAPEVFNGKHYNEKCDVYSWAISMWHVLSRLIPFINFNLRNLMKAIQNGERPKLEDISYVECTDRLKQLIASCWQGEASIRPAMSDVLVTLESCR is encoded by the exons atgaaattatacGCCTTATCGACCGATGAGTTCGATAGTCTTCATCTTGTTATGGAATTTATGCCGGGTGGATGTCTGCATAGCTTACTGGAGAACAAAGATATTCCGATTCCATTTGAACAAGCTTTTGGCTATATTCAACAGTCGGCCGCG GCCATCAGTTATATACATAGCCAGGGCAAGTTGCATCGGGACATAAAGCCGCTAAACATGCTGCTCTCAGCTGATCAGCGGGTACTGAAACTTGGCGACTTTGGCTCTGTGCGGGACTTACAGAATTCAATGACCAGCCAGAAAGGCACGGTTCTGTATATGGCACCTGAG GTTTTCAACGGCAAGCattataatgaaaaatgtgATGTCTACAGTTGGGCCATTAGCATGTGGCACGTCTTAAGCCGGCTAATTCCATTTATCAATTTCAACTTAAGGAATTTGATGAAAGCCATTCAGAACG GTGAGCGCCCAAAGCTTGAAGATATTTCATACGTCGAGTGTACCGATAGACTGAAGCAGCTCATTGCGAGCTGCTGGCAGGGCGAAGCGAGTATACGTCCCGCTATGTCCGACGTATTAGTCACCTTAGAGAGCTGTCGATGA
- the LOC117134945 gene encoding glycine-rich RNA-binding, abscisic acid-inducible protein has protein sequence MKSFACILLILAACLACGHATFDGLLGGGGGGGGGGGAGGLAQLLQSKLGGLGCGGRAACIIAAPAAQPVEKIYIVKVVSQGHGHASAGPAQSYGAPGGWAGAQSSGGWSAPQSSGGWNKGW, from the exons ATGAAATCCTTTGCCTGCATTTTGCTTAtcctggctgcctgcctggcctGTGGACATGCTACATTCGATGGATTACTaggcggtggtggtggcggcggcggcggcggtggtgctggtggcttggcacagctgctgcagagcAAACTTGGCGGTTTGGGTTGTGGTGGGCGCGCGGCG TGTATcattgctgctccagctgctcagCCCGTTGAGAAGATCTACATTGTCAAGGTCGTTAGCCAGGGACACGGACACGCCAGCGCTGGTCCAGCTCAAAGCTACGGCGCACCCGGCGGCTGGGCTGGTGCTCAATCCTCCGGCGGCTGGTCCGCTCCTCAGTCCTCCGGCGGCTGGAACAAGGGCTGGTAA
- the LOC108606431 gene encoding uncharacterized protein C9orf85 homolog — MSTQRGNASRTRAQKHKNRHVFKNDLHDKTPQQIRLNNMHVSTVCQRCKEVIEWKIKYKKYKPLTQAKTCTRCQQRTVRKAYHVICRECAIKEHACAKCLKSADEVTIEAPEPTPQEEQQLQVEMDRLIKSFSERKRRAFLRFMAKGRKKQSEEEPQNEQEREAQEAEKRVRHTREELLEKIKQLDLAGDEDYDDDDEEDGDYSDDDDDVEYDSDADSNASGSEDEKLVKK; from the coding sequence ATGAGCACACAGCGCGGCAATGCGAGCCGCACACGTGCACAGAAACACAAAAATCGTCATGTATTCAAAAACGATTTGCACGACAAGACGCCACAGCAAATACGACTGAACAATATGCATGTGTCCACTGTCTGCCAGCGCTGCAAGGAGGTCATCGAGtggaaaatcaaatataaaaagtacaaGCCACTGACGCAGGCGAAGACTTGTACGCGCTGTCAGCAGCGCACCGTTCGCAAGGCGTACCATGTCATATGCCGAGAGTGTGCGATCAAGGAGCACGCATGCGCCAAGTGCCTGAAGAGCGCCGATGAGGTGACGATAGAAGCACCAGAGCCCACGCCACAGGAGGAACAACAGTTGCAGGTGGAAATGGATCGTTTGATCAAGTCATTCTCGGAGCGCAAGCGACGCGCCTTTCTGCGCTTTATGGCCAAGGGCCGCAAGAAGCAGTCGGAGGAGGAGCCGCAGAATGAGCAAGAGCGTGAGGCACAGGAAGCAGAGAAGCGTGTAAGACATACACGCGAAGAGCTGCTGGAAAAGATCAAGCAGCTGGATCTGGCAGGCGATGAAgattatgatgatgatgatgaggaggaCGGCGACTATAgcgatgatgacgatgatgtaGAATATGATTCAGATGCTGATTCAAATGCAAGCGGCAGTGAAGAtgaaaaattagttaaaaaataa